In Schistosoma haematobium chromosome Unknown HiC_scaffold_12, whole genome shotgun sequence, a genomic segment contains:
- a CDS encoding uncharacterized protein (EggNog:ENOG410VQM2~COG:S) — protein MKKALEIIYNQPCYHGYELVTRKQCDIAKWQMLIDEVRTTRCEEKIHKCLSEMLVGYRSVGNIQVCWLYKELMTLYPDAKVVLTVRDKNDWLISLRQVVMPKSDDPRKIQMDEAKRRARIPVEFDKLLTDSLKLAFQKEDIDFDDDAMLLECYEKHNKTLQENIPSERLLVYHIGDGWEPLCRFLNVDVPTNIPFPETNHHADLQKLRELTKKLGSIEEVARIHPGIV, from the exons ATGAAAAAGGCATTGGAAATAATTTACAATCAACCTTGTTATCATGGTTATGAACTTGTGACCAGAAAACAATGTGACATTGCTAAATGGCAAATGCTTATCGATGAAGTACGAACAACACGTTGCGAGGAGAAGATACATAAATGTTTGAGTGAAATGTTGGTTGGCTACCGATCTGTGGGTAATATCCAAGTATGTTGGTTATACAAGGAATTGATGACTTTATACCCTGATGCAAAG GTTGTACTAACGGTTCGCGATAAAAACGATTGGTTGATCAGTTTGCGACAAGTGGTTATGCCTAAATCGGATGATCCACGTAAAATACAAATGGATGAAGCAAAAAGACGTGCAAGAATCCCTGTTGAATTTGACAAACTTCTTACTGATTCATTGAAACTAGCATTTCAGAAGGAAGATAttgattttgatgatgatgcAATGTTACTTGAATGTTACGAAAAACATAACAAAACTCTTCAGGAAAATATACCATCTGAACGTCTTTTGGTATATcatattggagatggttgggaACCATTGTGTAGATTCTTGAATGTGGATGTGCCAACTAATATACCATTTCCCGAGACCAATCATCACGCTGACTTGCAAAAACTAAGGGAATTGACGAAGAAATTAGGATCGATTGAAGAAGTCGCTAGAATTCATCCAGGAATTGTATAA